In the genome of Streptomyces sp. NBC_00433, the window ACGTCGTGCTGCACCTGTCGGGCGACGGCTTCACCGCGATCGGCTCGATGAACCGGATGAGCGGCTCGGTCGAGGAGAGCCTCGACATCAGCGGCCGCGACACCCGGCGCCAGGTGCTCAACCTCGCCGAGGTCGTCGACCACAAGGGCCAGCCGACGGTGCGCCGCCGCGGCGACTGGGTGCCGGTCGCCCGGCAGCGCGGCATCGAGCAGATCACCCTGGCCTTCCTCGACGCGGTCCGCGCCGGAACCCCGCTCGACGGGAGCGACGCGCTGGCCACCCACGAGCTGTGCGAACGGATCGTCACCGAGGTACGGGAACAGGCCGCCTGACCACGCGCGTCAGCTCGTAGGCCGCAGCCGTCAGGACCAGCAGCAGCGCCAGGTGCGGCACCCAGTCGCCGAACCGCACGTAGAGGCTGCGGCCGGACGCCAGCGGCACCTCGTAGACCGCCGACGTGCTGCTGCCGGTGCCGATCGTGCGGCCGACCCGGTCGCCGTCGGCGTCGTAGACCGCGCTGATCCCGGTCAGTGTGGCGTGCACCATCGGCCGCCAGCTCTCGGCGGCCCGCAGCGCGGCGAGCGAGGCGTGCTGCGCGGGCGCCCAGCTGTGCTGGAAGGACGACGTGGAGGACTGGGCGACCAGCAGTTGGGCGCCGTCGCCGGCCAGATGGCGGCTCATGTCGGGGAAGGCCGTCTCGAAGCACACCAGCGGCCCGAACCGCAGCCGCCCGGCGTCCATCACCACCTGCCGGGTGCCAGGCTGCCGGTCCTCGCCCGCGGCCTTGCCCACCGACGTGGCCCAGCCGAGCACCGACCGCAGCGGGATGTACTCGCCGAAGGGCACCAGCCGCATCTTGTCGTAGGAGGGACCGGTCACCCCGGCCGGGCCGATCAGCACCGTCGTCTTGGAGATGCCGCTGCCGTCGGCCCGCGCGGCGTCCACATTGACCAGCAGGTCCGCCCCGACCTGCCGGGACAGCGCGGCCAGCCGGCGGGCCACGTCGGGCCGTGCGGTCAGGTCGACGCCGATGCTGCTCTCGCCCCACACCACCAGGTCCGGGTGGCTGCCGGCCAGCCGCGCGGTCAGCCGCGCCTCCCGGTCCAGGCGCGCGTTCCCGGTGGCGACCACCCCCGGCTGGACCACCGCGATCCTGGCGCTGCCCGCCTCCTGCGGGCGCGGTGTCCACAGCCAGACCGCGCCGGTCAGCACCACGGCGGCCAGCAGCGCCCCCGCGGCCTGCCTGCGCACTTCGGGGACGGCGGCCAGCGCGACCACGACGGTGTTCACCAGTACGACCAGCATGCTGGCCAGCCAGACCCCGCCGATCGACACCAGCCGCAGCGCCGGCGCCACCTGCCACTGGCTGGCCCCCAGCAGCCCCCACGGACCGCCGAGATACTGCCAGGACCGCGCCAGCTCCACCATCAGCCACCCGCACGGGAGCAGCACCAGCGCGGGTCCGACCCGCGGCGGTCCCTCCGCGCCCGCGCCGAGCAGCCGGCGCACCAGCCAGCCCCAGGGCGCCCACAGGGCGCCGAGCAGCAGCGCGAGCACCACGATGAAGACGTTGAGGCTCGGGATGAGCCAGTGGTGCACCGCCAGCATGAAGCCGGCGCCGCCGAGCCACCCGTCGAGCAGGGCCCGGCGCGGGCTGCCGGCCGTGCGCGCCAGCAGCATCCACGGCACCAGGGCCACATAGGCCAGCCACCACAGTGACGGCGCGGGGAAGGCCAGTGCGGGCAGTGCCCCGGCGAGCGCCGCGGCGGCGCCGCGGGCCCAGGGCGACGCGAGCCGCGACCGCCTTTCCCCTGACGTCACCGTCATACGCGCTCCCTCACCCGTCGGCGCACACCCGCCCGTACCGCCTACGGGGATGTGGAGCGACCAGTGTGCGCGGTCCCGCGCGCCCCGGGCAGTCGGCGACATGCGGAGCGCCCGGCGTGTCGGGCGCCGATCCGGCGGCGGCCCACGGCCCGTCAGACGGCGCGCTGCGCCCCGGGCCCACCGCCGGGCGTGCGGCTCAGGGCTGCCGGTTCCAGGAAGTCAGCACATGGCGGCCGTGCTCGGAGCCGAGCCTGCTGACCGTACCGGTGGCCAGTTGGAAGAGGGCGCCGTCGGCGGGCGGCAGGCCCAGCCGGCGGGCCGTCAGCACCCGCAGCAGGTGGGCGTGCGCGACCAGCACCACGTCGCCGCCGTCGCCGTTGGTGAAGGCCGCCTCGGCCCGTGCGAGGACCCGGTCGGCGCGCTCGCCGATCTGCTGCGGAGTCTCACCGGGATGGCCCTCGGGCCCCGGGACCACACCGTCGGTCCACAGGTCCCAGCCGGGCCGCTCGCGCCGGATGTCCCGGGTGGTCACACCCTCGTAGCCGCCGTAGTCCCATTCGTGCAGCCCCGGGTCGACCTTGGTGTGGTCGAGTCCGGCGAGCTTGGCGGTGTCGCGGGCGCGCCGCATCGGGCTTGTCAGGACGCAGGAGATGTGCCGGGAGGCGAGCAGCGGGGCCAGCGAGCGGGCCTGCGCCTCGCCGTGCTCGGTGAGCAGGAGGTCGGTGTAGCTGGTGTGCCGCCCCGTCATGCTCCACTCGGTTTCACCGTGCCTGATCAGCACCAGTTCACCCATCGCGCACCTCCTGCGACGCCGCTCGGCGCCCCGGAGTGATCATACGTCGCAGGCGTACCCGACGGCCGGGGCCGCACCGTCCCGCCGGGTGCCCGACCGGTGCACGCCACCGGCGATTCACCCCTGCCGCGCCCGGCATGACACGCGCGCGGCGGGAAAGACTCCTGGTCATCCGGCGTCGTTACGATGACCGCGCGTCCCCCGGTTGCGGCATCAGCGTGACATCGGTGTGATCGAAGGGGCGTGGTCCGCCCGTGCCCCGCCAGGTCCGCCCCGCCGTCCGCCGACAGCAACAGGAGCTGCCATGAACGACGCCCCCCGCACCTACGACGTGATCGTCATCGGTGCAGGCCCCGTCGGTGAGAACCTGGCGGACCGCGCCAGGGCCGCCGGGCTGAGCACGGTGGTCGTGGAGAGCGAACTCGTCGGCGGCGAGTGCTCGTACTGGGCGTGCATGCCGAGCAAGGCCCTGCTGCGCCCGGCCCTGGCCCACGCGGACGCCCGCCGGCTGCCCGGCCTGAGCCGCGCCGCGCAGGGGCCGCTCGACACCCCCGCGGTGCTGGCCAGGCGCGACGACTTCACCTCGCACTGGAAGGACGACGGGCAGGTGGGCTGGCTGCGGTCCGTCGACGTGGATCTCGTCCGCGGCCACGGCAGGCTGACCGGTGAGCGCCAGGTGGCCGTCACCACCCCCGAGGGCGACACCGTACGGCTCGCCGCCCGGCACGCGGTGGCGGTGTGCACGGGGACGACCGCGGCGCTGCCGCCCATGCCGGGCATCGCCGACGTCAACCCGTGGATCAGCAGGGACGCCACCAGCGCCGAGAAGGCCCCGCGGCGGCTCGCGGTGGTCGGCGGCGGCGTCGTCGCGGTCGAGATGGCCACCGCCTGGCAGGCGCTCGGCTCCGAGGTCACGCTGCTGGTGCGGGGCGGCTCGCTGCTGGAGAAGATGGAGGCCTTCGCCGGCGAGATGGTCGCCGACGCGCTGCGGGAGGCCGGGGTCGACCTGCGGTTCGGGGCCAACGTGGCGTCGGTGGAGCGGGACGGCGCCCACGGCGAGGTCAGGATCGGCCTGGAGGGCGGCGCCCAGGTCGGTTGCGACGAGGTCCTCTTCGCCATCGGACGCGCCCCGCACACCGGCGACATCGGCCTGGAGACCGTCGGACTCAAGCCCGGCGGCTGGCTGCCGGTCGACGACACCTGCCGGGTCACCGGCGTCGAGGGCGGCTGGCTGTACGCGGCGGGCGACGTCAACCACCGGGCGCTGCTCACGCACCAGGGCAAATACCAGGGCAGGATCGCCGGCGCGGTGATCGGCGCCCGCGCCAAGGGCGAGCCGGTGGACGACGCGCCCTGGGGCGCCCATGTCGCGACGGCCGACCACGCCGCGGTGCCGCAGGTGGTCTTCACCGACCCCGAGGTCGCCTCGGTCGGCCTGTCGGCCGCCGAGGCGGAGCAGGCGGGCCGGCGCACCAAGGTCGTGGACTACGACCTCGGCCAGGTGGCCGGCGCGAGCCTCTACGGCGACGACTACCGGGGCCGGGCCAGGATGGTCGTGGACCTGGACCGCGACATCCTGCTGGGCGTCACCTTCGTCGGCCCCGGCGTCGGCGAGCTGCTGCACTCGGCGACGGTGGCCGTCGTGGGCGAGGTGCCGGTGGACCGGCTGTGGCACGCCGTCCCGTCCTACCCGACCGTCAGCGAGATCTGGCTGCGCCTGCTGGAGACCTATCGCGGCTGACCCGGGCGCCCCGGGTCAGGCCGCGGTGCTCGTGGCGAGCTGCGGGTAGAGGGCGGTCGGGTCGGCCGCAAGACCCGCCTTGACCTGCTTGCTGAGGTCGTCGGCGAGCACCTCGTGCAGCCCGTCGCGTACGCCGTCGAGCGCCGTGCGCGCCACGTCCGCGGGGTCCAGCTTCGGGGCGGTGACGCCGGCGGCCATGTCGGTGTCCATGTAGCCGACGTGCAGCGCGGTGACCTGGGTGCCCTGCTCGGCGAGCGCCACCCGCAGCGCGTTGGTCATCGACCACTCGGCCGACTTCGCGGCGGAGTAGGCGGCGCTGTCGGGCAGCGTGACCCAGGACAGCACCGACAGCACGTTGAGGACCGCGCCGCCGCCGTTGCGCGCCAGGGCGGGCGCGAAGACCCGGCTGACGTCCAGGGTGCCCAGCACATGGGTCTCGAACTCCGTGCGGTAGGCGCTCAGCTCGCCGTCCAGGATGGAAGCCCCGGTGGAGGTGCCCGCGTTGTTGACCAGCAGGGTGACGTCCTGCGCCTGCTCGGCCGCGGCGCGCACCGAGGCGGGGTCGGTGATGTCGAGGGCGATCGGCACGGCTCCGGGGACCCGCACCGCGTCGGGGTTGCGCGCGGCGGCGTAGACCTTGGCCGCACCGGCGTCGAGCAGGGCCTTCACGAACTGCTCGCCGAGGCCGCGGTTGGCGCCGGTGACGAGTGCGACTGCTCCGTTGATCTGCATGGGGGTGTCCTTAGGCAAGAGGAGGCCGACCGGCGGAAACCGATCGGTCTCCAGTACCGTAAACCGATCTGTTTCCAATGTCGAGCCGACGCGGTAGTCTCGACGCATGGACACCGAGCAGCAGCCGCCGACCGCCGCGGGGCACGCCCCCGCCGCGAAGGCGTCCACGCGGGACCGCCTGCTGGACACCGCGTCCGCGCTCTTCTACCGGCAGGGCGTCAACACCGGCATCGACACGCTGTGCAAGGCCGCGGGTGTCTCGAAGCGCTCGATGTACCAGCTCTTCGAGGGCAAGGACGACATGCTGGCCGCCGCGCTCGAAAGGTCCGCGGCCGGCTACCAGGCGCTGGTGCTGCCGCCGCCGGACGGTCCCGGCGCCCCCCGTGCCCGGCTGCTGCACGTCTTCGGGCAGCTGGAGAAGGCCGCGCTCTCGCCCGACTACCGCGGCTGCCCCTTCCTGGCCACCCAGGTCGAGCTGAAGGACCCCGCCCACCCCGCCAGCGTGGTCGCCGCCCGCGGCAAGCAGGTGCTCACCGACTTCTTCCGGGAGCAGGCCGCCCGTGGCGGTGCCGCCGACCCGGGCCTGCTGGCCCGCCAGCTGACACTGGTCTTCGACGGGGCGAGCGCCAGGGCCGGTATCGGCGCGGACAGCCTGGGTGGCCTCGCGGTCACGACGGCCGCCGCCCTGATCGACGCGGCGGGCGTCGAGGGGTGAACGGCCCCGGGGCAGGGGATCGGTGGGAAAGCACCCATTTGGGACCGATGAGAGTCGTCCACAGGGTGGTCACGTCGTCCAGCATTCGGGCAGGTGTTTGACCGGGCTCGTCCGCGCCGGTTACGTTGCGCGGCATGCAGCGCACCACACACCTGACGACGCGGGGTCATGTCGACCTCAAGCGTGTGTGCTCCGCCGCGTGTCACCAGGTCTGACAGCACAGCTCCGCGAGGAGCGCCAACGGGCGTGCCCGCCCCGCCGGTTCACCACCGGCGCGGCCGCACGGGTCCGCCCGCCGCCGTCGACCACCTGGAAGGCCACCGTGGCAGTCCTGCCGCCGCCCGACCGCCGTGCCACCGTCCCGCCGCCCCCGACTCCCCTTCGCCGCGCCGATGTTCCGCACCCGGCGGGGCCGCCCCGCCGTCCGCCCGCGGCCGGCGCCGTGCTCGGCGCGATCCTCGACCACGGCCCGGTGGCCCGCAGCACCGTCGCCCGGCTGACCGGCCTGTCGCCCGCCGCGGTCAGCGGGCACTGCGCGCAGTTCCTGGCCCGCGGGCTGATCCGGGAGAGCCCGGAGACCGCGGGGCCGCGCGGACTCGGCCGCCCGCACATCCCGCTGGAGATCGACACCGGCCGCTACCTGGTGGCCGGCGCGCACATCGCCGTCGCCCACTCCACCCTGGCGCTCATGGACCTGCGCGGCCGTATCGTCGCCGGCGACCGCAGGCCGCACCACGACACCGACCCGCAGCGGGTGCTCGGCGGACTGGCCGCCCGGCTGCCCCGGATGGTCGCGGCGCACGCCGACGGCCGCACGGTCCTCGCGCTCGGCGTCGCCACCGGCCAGTGGGTCGACCCCGACGCCGGAGTGATCGTGGACCACCCGCGGCTGGGCTGGCGCGATGTGGCGGCCCGTGAGTTCCTGACCGCGGCCACCGGACTGCCCGTCTACGTCGACAGCCACTCCCGGGCGCTGGCCCGCGCCGAGCAGCTGCTGGGCGCGGTCGCCACCCGGGACAGCGCGGTGCTGCTCTTCGTCGGCGCGGTCGTGGACGCCGCCTTCGCCACCGCGGACGGCGTCCACCGCGGCCCGCGTTCGGCAGCCGGCAGCGTCGCGCACCTGCCGGTCGGCGCCGGCACCGACCCCGCCGAGCCCTGTACGTGCGGCACCGCCGGCTGTCTCCAGTCCGAGGTGGCGGAGCCGGCGCTGGTACGGCAGGCCGCCACCCGCGGACTCGACGTCGCCGACTTCCGCGCGCTGCTCGACCTCGCGCTGGCCGGCGAGCCGCGCGCGGTGGACCTCTTCCGGCGGCGGGCGCTGCTGGTGGGCCGGGCGGTCGCGCTGCTGCTCGACATGTTCGACCCGGAGGTCGTGGTCGTCGTGGAGCCGGGCGCCGGGCGGCTGACGGAGTGTCTGGACGTCCTGCGCGCCGAGGTCGCCGCCCGCTCCTGGGTCTGCGACGACCCGGAGCGCGCGGTGGTGCCGAGCAGCTTCACCGGGTCGGTCCTGCCCGTCGCGGGCGCCGCGGTGGCGCTCGGGGCGCTCTACGCCGACCCGCTCGGGCCGTGGCCGGTGCTGCCCGCCGTGTGCTGAGCCGCCGTGCCCCTGAGCAGGCGTCACCTGGGCCGCGGCCGCCGCGATATCCGACTTAATTCAGGCAGTTGCATTGTTGACCCGGCACAGCACGGACGCGAGAATGGAAACATGAACGGTCAGCAGCGGAATCCGGAGCGGGCACAGAGCCCGACGCTCCTTTCCTGTTGTCGCCGCAGCGCCGCCGGTGCGTGTTGTCCGCGCCGCTCCCGCCTTGGCGCCCGCCGGGCCGCGTAATCTTCGCGCCGCCCGCGTAACAAAAAACCTCTGCTTTCGCATCGAATTCCACCGTGTGAACAGCCGCGCCCGCAGCGCGCCGCACAATGCCGTGCGGCCCGTCGCCGGGGTGCTTTCCGCTGCGCACATTCCGCCCCATCCACGTGAATCGGGGGAGACGTTGACCATCACCGTGCCGTCGCTTCCCGCCACGGGCATCGCCCCTGAGCGGTTCAAACAGATATTCCGCAACCACCCCGCAGGCGTGGTCGTCGTCACCGTCGACTCCGGCAGCGGCCCGGCCGGCTTCACCGCGACCTCGCTCACCTCGCTGTCACTGGAACCTCCGCTGGTGTCCTTCGGCATCGGCGTCACCGCGTCGTCCTGGCCGCATGTCCAGCAGGCCGGCAGCGCGGTGGTCAACTTCCTCGGCGCCGACCAGGAACAGCTCGCCAGGACCTTCGCCACCAGCGGCATCGACCGTTTCGCCGAGCCCACCCGGTGGCGCAGGCTGCCGGCGGGCGACCCCGTGCTCGACGGGGTCACCGGCTGGCTGCGGCTCGACCTGGAGCAGATCGTGCCGGCCGGCGACCACCGGGTCGTGATCGGCCGGGTCCAGGAGTCCTGGACCGGCGGCGAAAGCGGCCCGCTGCTCTTCCACAACGGCGGCTACCGCTCCCTCTGACCGGCCGCGTATCCGGCACCACCCACCCGACCAGCGACCGGACGACGAATCCGGCCTCTCCCCAGGAATTCACATGAGCGCAAGTCCCACCGCCCGTATCGTCCCACGCCGGTCTTTTCTCGCACTCGCGGGTGGCGCCGCATTCCTCGCGGCCTGCTCCCGCAATTCGACCGCGTCGATCGACAGCGTCCCGACCCGCGCACTCCCCTCGGGGGCGCCGCCGCCGGGCACCAAGCTCGCGATATCCATTCACACCTCGCAGCTGCAACTGGCCGGCTCTGGCCTGGACAAGCAATTGCCTTTCACGGTGTCGAGCTGGCCCAACCTCACCGCGGGACCCGATGTGATCCAGGGATTCCGCGCCCATTCCATCGACCTGGCGAGCAACGCCGGAATTCCGCCGATCCAGGCCGAGGCCATCAAGGTCGGCGCCCGTATCGTCGCCGTCCAGAGCCGCAACCACCCCATCTACAGCTTCGCGACGGCGCCGGGCTCCGGCGACGCCATCGCCTCGGCGAAGGACTTCCGGGGCAAGAAGATCGCCTTCTCGCAGGGCCAGGCCCAGGGCGTGGTGGTGCTGCGCGCGCTGAAGGAGGCGGGGCTGCGCAATGACGACGTCAAGCTGATCGCGCTGCCCAGCACGCAGTTCCTGACCGCGCTGCAGTCCAAGCAGGTCGACGTGGCGCCGCTGGGCGAACCGTCGCTCACCAAATACCTGGGCCAGTACGGCAAGGACGGCGCCCGAGCGGTCACCACCGACGTGGTGGACCTGCTGGCGATCCTCTGGGCACCCACCGAGGTCCTCAACGACGACGCCAAGGTCGCCGCCATCCGCAGCTTCATCCCGCTGTGGGCCAAGGGCGTGGTGTGGGCCTGGGAGAACACCGACGAGTGGATCCACAGCTACTACGTCAAGGACCAGGGCGTGACCACCGCCGACGGCCGGCGCATCGTCTCCTCGCTCTCCCAGCCGCAGTTCCCGCGCAGCTGGGACAAGGCCATCGCCTGGGAGCAGGAGACGGCCGACCTGATGGCCGAGGGTGGATTCGTGCCGAAGATCAAGGCCGAGGCGCTCTTCGACCGCCGCTTCGAGGGGCTCGCCGCGCAGTCCGTACCGGCGAAATACCAGGTGGCGTCGTGACCGACATCCTGCCCCAGGTGCGTACGGCCGAGCCCGCCGCCAAGGACCGCGCCGAGCCCGCCCCGACCGTACGGGAGCGGCGCACCGCGACCGCGTCGACCGGCACCCGGCGGCGGCTCGGCCCCGGGAGGGCCATCCCCTTCGCCCGGCTGACCGGTCCCGTGCTGGTCGTGCTGATCTGGTGGGCCGCCTCCGCCAGCGGCTATCTCGACCCGCGCATCCTGTCGGGCCCCGGCACCGTCGCCTCCACCGCCGTCGACCTGATCAGGAGCGGCCGGCTGCAGAGCAATGTGGCCGTCTCGCTGCAACGCGCCGGATTCGGCCTGCTGTTCGGGGTGCTGGCCGGCGTGCTGCTCGCGGTGGCCGCGGGCCTGAGCCGGACCGGCGAGTACCTGCTCGACGGCACCCTCCAGGTCAAGCGGGCCATCCCGTCGCTCGCCCTGTTGCCGCTGATGATCCTCTGGCTCGGCATCGGCGAGCAGATGAAGGTCACCGTGATCGCGCTGGGCGTCACGGTCGTCGTCTACATCAACACCTACGCCTCGCTCACCGGCATCGACCGCAGATACGTCGAGCTGGGCGAGAGCCTGGACCTGACCCGGGTGCAGTTCATCCGCAAGGTGGTGGTCCCCGGCGCGCTGCCCGGCTTCTTCGTCGGCCTGCGCCTCGCGGTCACCGCGTCCTGGCTCGGCCTGGTGGTCGTCGAGCAGGTCAACGCCACCAAGGGCCTCGGCTACATGATGTTCCAGGCCCAGCTCTACGCCCAGTCCGACGTGATCATCGTCGGCCTGGTCGTCTACGGAATCTTCGGCTTCGTGTCGGACGCGCTGGTGCGCGCCGCTGAAAGGAGGGTGCTGTCATGGCGACGCACACTGGCGGACTGACCGCACAGCGCCCGGCGGCCCGTGCCGCCGCGGTACGCACCACCCGCCTGGTGCGCTCCTTCGGCGACCGGGACGTGCTCAGGGAACTCGACCTGACCCTGGGGCAGGGCGAATTCACCGCACTGCTCGGCCGCAGCGGCTCAGGCAAGTCCACCCTGCTGCGCGCGGTCGCCCGGCTCGACCACGGCGTCGCGGGCTCCGGCGACCTGGACGTGCCGG includes:
- a CDS encoding ABC transporter substrate-binding protein — encoded protein: MSASPTARIVPRRSFLALAGGAAFLAACSRNSTASIDSVPTRALPSGAPPPGTKLAISIHTSQLQLAGSGLDKQLPFTVSSWPNLTAGPDVIQGFRAHSIDLASNAGIPPIQAEAIKVGARIVAVQSRNHPIYSFATAPGSGDAIASAKDFRGKKIAFSQGQAQGVVVLRALKEAGLRNDDVKLIALPSTQFLTALQSKQVDVAPLGEPSLTKYLGQYGKDGARAVTTDVVDLLAILWAPTEVLNDDAKVAAIRSFIPLWAKGVVWAWENTDEWIHSYYVKDQGVTTADGRRIVSSLSQPQFPRSWDKAIAWEQETADLMAEGGFVPKIKAEALFDRRFEGLAAQSVPAKYQVAS
- a CDS encoding histidine phosphatase family protein, whose protein sequence is MGELVLIRHGETEWSMTGRHTSYTDLLLTEHGEAQARSLAPLLASRHISCVLTSPMRRARDTAKLAGLDHTKVDPGLHEWDYGGYEGVTTRDIRRERPGWDLWTDGVVPGPEGHPGETPQQIGERADRVLARAEAAFTNGDGGDVVLVAHAHLLRVLTARRLGLPPADGALFQLATGTVSRLGSEHGRHVLTSWNRQP
- a CDS encoding SDR family oxidoreductase, whose amino-acid sequence is MQINGAVALVTGANRGLGEQFVKALLDAGAAKVYAAARNPDAVRVPGAVPIALDITDPASVRAAAEQAQDVTLLVNNAGTSTGASILDGELSAYRTEFETHVLGTLDVSRVFAPALARNGGGAVLNVLSVLSWVTLPDSAAYSAAKSAEWSMTNALRVALAEQGTQVTALHVGYMDTDMAAGVTAPKLDPADVARTALDGVRDGLHEVLADDLSKQVKAGLAADPTALYPQLATSTAA
- a CDS encoding TetR/AcrR family transcriptional regulator; this encodes MDTEQQPPTAAGHAPAAKASTRDRLLDTASALFYRQGVNTGIDTLCKAAGVSKRSMYQLFEGKDDMLAAALERSAAGYQALVLPPPDGPGAPRARLLHVFGQLEKAALSPDYRGCPFLATQVELKDPAHPASVVAARGKQVLTDFFREQAARGGAADPGLLARQLTLVFDGASARAGIGADSLGGLAVTTAAALIDAAGVEG
- the lnt gene encoding apolipoprotein N-acyltransferase; amino-acid sequence: MTVTSGERRSRLASPWARGAAAALAGALPALAFPAPSLWWLAYVALVPWMLLARTAGSPRRALLDGWLGGAGFMLAVHHWLIPSLNVFIVVLALLLGALWAPWGWLVRRLLGAGAEGPPRVGPALVLLPCGWLMVELARSWQYLGGPWGLLGASQWQVAPALRLVSIGGVWLASMLVVLVNTVVVALAAVPEVRRQAAGALLAAVVLTGAVWLWTPRPQEAGSARIAVVQPGVVATGNARLDREARLTARLAGSHPDLVVWGESSIGVDLTARPDVARRLAALSRQVGADLLVNVDAARADGSGISKTTVLIGPAGVTGPSYDKMRLVPFGEYIPLRSVLGWATSVGKAAGEDRQPGTRQVVMDAGRLRFGPLVCFETAFPDMSRHLAGDGAQLLVAQSSTSSFQHSWAPAQHASLAALRAAESWRPMVHATLTGISAVYDADGDRVGRTIGTGSSTSAVYEVPLASGRSLYVRFGDWVPHLALLLVLTAAAYELTRVVRRPVPVPR
- a CDS encoding flavin reductase family protein codes for the protein MTITVPSLPATGIAPERFKQIFRNHPAGVVVVTVDSGSGPAGFTATSLTSLSLEPPLVSFGIGVTASSWPHVQQAGSAVVNFLGADQEQLARTFATSGIDRFAEPTRWRRLPAGDPVLDGVTGWLRLDLEQIVPAGDHRVVIGRVQESWTGGESGPLLFHNGGYRSL
- a CDS encoding ABC transporter permease; its protein translation is MTDILPQVRTAEPAAKDRAEPAPTVRERRTATASTGTRRRLGPGRAIPFARLTGPVLVVLIWWAASASGYLDPRILSGPGTVASTAVDLIRSGRLQSNVAVSLQRAGFGLLFGVLAGVLLAVAAGLSRTGEYLLDGTLQVKRAIPSLALLPLMILWLGIGEQMKVTVIALGVTVVVYINTYASLTGIDRRYVELGESLDLTRVQFIRKVVVPGALPGFFVGLRLAVTASWLGLVVVEQVNATKGLGYMMFQAQLYAQSDVIIVGLVVYGIFGFVSDALVRAAERRVLSWRRTLAD
- a CDS encoding ROK family protein, whose product is MPPPDRRATVPPPPTPLRRADVPHPAGPPRRPPAAGAVLGAILDHGPVARSTVARLTGLSPAAVSGHCAQFLARGLIRESPETAGPRGLGRPHIPLEIDTGRYLVAGAHIAVAHSTLALMDLRGRIVAGDRRPHHDTDPQRVLGGLAARLPRMVAAHADGRTVLALGVATGQWVDPDAGVIVDHPRLGWRDVAAREFLTAATGLPVYVDSHSRALARAEQLLGAVATRDSAVLLFVGAVVDAAFATADGVHRGPRSAAGSVAHLPVGAGTDPAEPCTCGTAGCLQSEVAEPALVRQAATRGLDVADFRALLDLALAGEPRAVDLFRRRALLVGRAVALLLDMFDPEVVVVVEPGAGRLTECLDVLRAEVAARSWVCDDPERAVVPSSFTGSVLPVAGAAVALGALYADPLGPWPVLPAVC
- a CDS encoding NAD(P)/FAD-dependent oxidoreductase → MNDAPRTYDVIVIGAGPVGENLADRARAAGLSTVVVESELVGGECSYWACMPSKALLRPALAHADARRLPGLSRAAQGPLDTPAVLARRDDFTSHWKDDGQVGWLRSVDVDLVRGHGRLTGERQVAVTTPEGDTVRLAARHAVAVCTGTTAALPPMPGIADVNPWISRDATSAEKAPRRLAVVGGGVVAVEMATAWQALGSEVTLLVRGGSLLEKMEAFAGEMVADALREAGVDLRFGANVASVERDGAHGEVRIGLEGGAQVGCDEVLFAIGRAPHTGDIGLETVGLKPGGWLPVDDTCRVTGVEGGWLYAAGDVNHRALLTHQGKYQGRIAGAVIGARAKGEPVDDAPWGAHVATADHAAVPQVVFTDPEVASVGLSAAEAEQAGRRTKVVDYDLGQVAGASLYGDDYRGRARMVVDLDRDILLGVTFVGPGVGELLHSATVAVVGEVPVDRLWHAVPSYPTVSEIWLRLLETYRG